In a genomic window of Tissierella sp. Yu-01:
- a CDS encoding methyl-accepting chemotaxis protein translates to MEKFEIQNINLKNTTKSSIKKKLIISFSFLILITSVAIGYISLFSARTSLTDAAADSIWTSSSEAAKLTASKLEIQLRTLEVLALREDIKSMDWELQLPVLQENIGQISFLELAVVGPDGIANYSNGTTAQLGDRDYIRKAFSGEINVSEPIISRVTDDIVLMFAVPIKSQGDVVGVLIGRKDGSTLTDIIDETGYGRKGYSYIINSNGTIIGHPDKEKVINQYNPIEESKNDKSVSELASTISRALDQKTGVGTYTFEGKEVITGFAPIEGTDWIFNIVGHQEEVLKRIPEIQNRIVLTTVISMIVSIIIVGFIGGAISKPIRLTVEQSKKLSNLDLTEDIPERLLKSNDETGDLARGFQQVINSLREVIHEVNDSSEQVAAASEELTASSQHSAAAVEEVSKTVEEIARGASEQALNTEEGSSKAVLLGNSIEKNIEYIKKLNELDEKMAYNVNEGLNEINKLTRISEDNTLAMNKIHEVIIKTNNSSERIGQASSVIASIAEQTNLLALNAAIEAARAGDAGRGFAVVAEEIRKLAEQSSISTKDIDNIVSELQKNSNNAVETMANAYEISKEQSESVTNNKEKYLLISQSIDEAIVAIRELISSSNEMEEMKNAILDTLQSLTAIAEENSASTQEVAASIEEQSASIEEIAGASEGLSELAQNLQVIIRRFKI, encoded by the coding sequence ATGGAGAAATTTGAAATACAAAATATCAATTTAAAAAACACTACTAAGAGTAGTATAAAGAAAAAATTAATTATTAGTTTTTCGTTCTTGATTTTAATTACATCAGTAGCTATTGGATATATATCTCTATTTAGCGCAAGAACATCCTTAACAGATGCTGCAGCTGATTCAATTTGGACATCTTCATCTGAGGCTGCAAAGTTAACAGCTAGTAAACTTGAAATTCAACTAAGAACTTTAGAGGTATTGGCATTAAGAGAAGATATAAAATCAATGGATTGGGAATTGCAGCTTCCTGTACTCCAAGAGAATATAGGACAAATTTCATTCCTAGAGTTAGCCGTTGTAGGACCTGATGGAATAGCGAATTACTCAAATGGCACTACTGCTCAATTGGGTGATAGAGATTACATAAGGAAAGCTTTTAGTGGAGAAATAAACGTATCAGAACCAATAATAAGTCGTGTAACAGATGACATTGTATTAATGTTTGCAGTTCCTATAAAGAGTCAAGGTGATGTTGTAGGTGTATTGATAGGAAGAAAAGATGGAAGCACTTTGACTGATATTATTGATGAAACTGGTTATGGTAGGAAAGGTTATAGTTATATAATAAATAGCAATGGAACTATAATAGGACATCCTGACAAAGAAAAAGTAATTAATCAATATAATCCAATTGAGGAATCTAAAAATGATAAGAGTGTCAGTGAATTAGCCTCAACTATTTCAAGGGCCTTAGATCAAAAGACAGGAGTAGGTACTTACACGTTTGAGGGGAAAGAAGTTATAACTGGATTCGCTCCTATTGAAGGAACTGATTGGATTTTCAATATAGTTGGGCATCAGGAGGAAGTCTTAAAAAGAATACCTGAAATTCAGAATAGGATAGTATTAACTACTGTAATATCAATGATTGTTAGTATAATCATAGTTGGTTTTATAGGTGGGGCTATATCCAAACCAATAAGGTTAACAGTAGAGCAATCAAAAAAACTAAGTAATTTAGATTTAACTGAAGATATACCTGAAAGATTACTAAAAAGCAATGATGAAACAGGGGATTTAGCAAGAGGGTTCCAACAAGTTATAAATAGTCTGAGAGAAGTCATTCATGAGGTAAATGATTCATCTGAACAGGTTGCAGCTGCATCTGAAGAGTTAACAGCATCTTCTCAACACTCAGCAGCAGCAGTAGAAGAGGTATCAAAAACAGTAGAAGAAATAGCAAGAGGTGCATCAGAACAAGCTTTAAATACTGAAGAGGGCTCATCAAAAGCAGTCTTATTAGGTAATTCTATTGAAAAAAATATTGAATACATTAAGAAATTAAATGAGTTAGATGAAAAAATGGCTTATAATGTTAATGAAGGGTTAAATGAAATAAATAAGCTGACAAGAATCTCTGAAGATAATACATTAGCAATGAATAAAATTCACGAAGTAATCATTAAAACTAATAATAGTTCCGAAAGAATTGGACAAGCAAGTAGCGTGATAGCTTCAATTGCAGAACAAACGAATTTATTAGCTTTAAATGCAGCAATAGAAGCTGCAAGAGCAGGAGATGCAGGTCGAGGATTTGCTGTCGTAGCAGAAGAAATAAGAAAATTAGCAGAGCAGTCTTCCATATCTACAAAAGATATAGATAATATTGTTAGTGAGTTACAGAAAAATTCTAATAATGCAGTCGAGACTATGGCAAATGCATATGAAATAAGTAAGGAACAGTCAGAGAGTGTAACTAACAATAAAGAAAAATATTTATTGATATCTCAATCAATAGATGAGGCAATAGTAGCAATAAGAGAACTAATTTCATCAAGCAATGAGATGGAAGAAATGAAAAATGCAATATTAGATACATTGCAAAGTCTAACAGCTATAGCAGAGGAAAATTCTGCTTCAACACAGGAAGTAGCAGCTTCAATAGAAGAACAATCAGCATCAATTGAAGAGATAGCAGGGGCTAGTGAAGGGTTATCAGAATTAGCTCAAAACCTTCAAGTAATCATTAGAAGATTTAAGATATAA
- a CDS encoding methyl-accepting chemotaxis protein — translation MEKINIKRFNAKKINIKKANKTSIRSKLIISFSVIILLSSIVTGLISLRNGSTSLTKAAEDSIGIAANDGAKLTVSRIETQIKTLEMIALREDFQTMDWEIQQPILQNQLNRSDFLELAVVGPSGKATYSDGTDVQLGDLHYITEALKGEANVTDPLISRLSNESVINFTVPIEREGKVVGALLGSRDANTLSEITDDTGYGEEGYGYIINGYGVFMAHPDRQKVLNRFNPILEAQKDENLETISLLFKKAFEEKTGVGNYNDNGKRLYAGFSPVEGTDWMFFVVGYEDEILASIPTLQRSIVLAVAIILIISIIIISFISNTITKPIIQSVKQAENLANLDLTQDVSEKLIKNSDETGDLARAFQNTINSLREIIREVSGSSEQVAFASEGLTTTAQQSAIAAEEVTKTVEEIARGASEQALSTEDGSSKATLLGESIEKNKNYINNLNNYGEKITSIVDEGLDEINNLSKITEESTKANNEIQEVIIKTNESSNKIGHASNLISSIAEQTNLLALNAAIEAARAGEAGKGFAVVAEEIRKLAEQSSTSTKEIDNIVNELQNNSQDAVKTMQRVSIISKEQTNSVVNNKKKYLLISDSIKDAIEAIKNLYVSSNEMEEMKNAILDTLQSLTAIAEENSASTQEASASMEEQTASIEQIAGASEGLSELAQNLQMIIRRFKM, via the coding sequence ATGGAAAAAATTAATATTAAAAGGTTTAATGCAAAAAAAATAAATATTAAAAAAGCAAATAAAACAAGCATCAGATCAAAATTAATTATTAGTTTTTCAGTTATAATTTTACTATCATCCATAGTCACGGGACTTATTTCTTTAAGAAATGGAAGTACGTCTCTAACAAAAGCGGCAGAAGACTCAATTGGTATAGCAGCAAATGATGGAGCAAAATTAACAGTTAGTAGAATCGAAACCCAGATAAAAACCTTAGAAATGATAGCCTTGAGAGAAGATTTTCAAACCATGGATTGGGAGATACAACAGCCTATATTACAAAATCAATTAAATAGAAGTGACTTTCTTGAACTTGCAGTAGTTGGCCCAAGTGGGAAAGCTACATATTCAGATGGGACAGATGTTCAATTAGGAGATTTACATTACATAACAGAAGCTTTAAAAGGTGAGGCTAATGTAACTGATCCATTAATTAGTCGTTTAAGTAATGAATCCGTAATAAATTTTACTGTACCTATTGAAAGGGAAGGCAAAGTAGTGGGTGCATTATTAGGTAGTAGGGATGCAAATACTTTAAGTGAAATAACTGACGATACAGGGTATGGGGAAGAAGGTTATGGTTATATAATTAATGGATATGGAGTATTTATGGCACATCCAGATAGACAAAAAGTATTAAATAGATTTAATCCTATTTTAGAAGCTCAGAAGGATGAAAACTTGGAAACAATATCTTTACTTTTTAAAAAGGCATTTGAAGAAAAGACAGGGGTTGGTAATTACAACGATAACGGAAAACGTTTATATGCTGGTTTTTCACCTGTAGAAGGTACCGATTGGATGTTTTTTGTTGTAGGGTATGAAGATGAAATCTTAGCATCAATACCTACATTACAGAGGAGTATTGTTTTAGCTGTTGCAATTATTTTAATTATTAGTATTATCATAATAAGTTTTATAAGCAACACAATTACAAAACCAATAATTCAATCAGTAAAGCAAGCTGAAAATTTAGCAAATTTAGATTTAACCCAGGATGTATCTGAAAAGCTTATTAAGAATAGTGATGAAACAGGAGATTTAGCAAGAGCATTTCAAAATACAATAAATAGTCTAAGAGAGATTATTCGCGAGGTAAGTGGCTCGTCAGAGCAGGTTGCATTTGCTTCTGAAGGACTGACAACAACGGCTCAACAATCGGCAATAGCTGCAGAGGAAGTTACTAAGACTGTAGAAGAAATAGCAAGAGGTGCATCAGAACAAGCTTTAAGCACAGAAGATGGTTCATCTAAGGCTACCTTATTGGGAGAATCAATTGAAAAGAATAAAAACTATATTAACAATTTAAATAACTATGGTGAAAAAATAACATCAATTGTAGATGAAGGTCTAGATGAAATTAATAATCTTTCAAAAATAACTGAAGAGAGTACCAAAGCTAATAATGAAATACAAGAAGTAATAATTAAGACAAATGAAAGCTCTAACAAAATTGGACATGCAAGTAATTTAATTTCATCAATTGCAGAACAAACAAATCTTTTAGCTCTAAATGCTGCAATTGAGGCCGCAAGAGCAGGGGAGGCAGGAAAAGGATTCGCAGTAGTTGCGGAGGAAATTAGAAAATTGGCGGAGCAATCTTCAACATCCACCAAGGAAATCGATAATATAGTTAATGAATTACAAAATAATTCTCAAGATGCAGTAAAAACAATGCAAAGAGTATCTATAATAAGTAAGGAGCAAACAAATAGTGTAGTTAATAACAAGAAAAAATATTTGCTAATTTCTGACTCTATAAAGGATGCAATAGAAGCAATTAAAAATTTATATGTTTCAAGTAATGAGATGGAAGAAATGAAAAATGCAATATTAGATACATTGCAAAGTCTAACAGCTATAGCTGAGGAAAACTCTGCTTCTACTCAAGAAGCATCAGCATCCATGGAAGAACAAACAGCTTCAATTGAGCAAATTGCTGGCGCAAGTGAGGGATTATCTGAATTAGCTCAAAATCTACAGATGATAATAAGAAGATTTAAAATGTAA
- a CDS encoding methyl-accepting chemotaxis protein — protein sequence MVKVEKESKREKKLRGEKDRKGIKLQSIKIKLTLVLVCMSVISISVVGIVNYWNSYKSLEEQLKTSSMQTLEYVELSIDNYLIGLEKQIEIVAQNSLLMDYYNEPEVANISAIVTNELRKATDLDTNILQTFYGTRDKRTLAYPEGDFSNYDPTSREWYQVAASNSGQPIWIDPYIDSTTGNMVVTLSKSIEYNGEVIGVVGVDIDLNTLSDNLSNLTVGKEGYIFVTDANGFSIVSPDKSLIGKDTITELEIWNEISSNKEDYIEHLYNNENRMYAYRTNEKTGWKIGASLSENELISETAVLLRNTIIIAAIAIIVTIAISLIISNYIASNIRKINEGFKKVSEGDLTATVSVKSKDEFGELVNNYNLMLEKVRDVIRNVKGSSNTVAETSNSILDMTKETNLAINEISATIQEVARGSQEQATEIDNNSQNINELARALEEVVTATSEVNNLTNDARELGNKGIEQVEVLVEKANKTGSSTMNVNKIIGEVKSSADEINIITDTINQIADQTNLLALNAAIEAARAGEAGRGFAVVADEIRKLAEQSSNATQDISKLIENMNIRTNEAVNAMNANSELIKDQIQSVDSTREIFDEILNSVQMLGSKIDEINNSTVNMDSKKDYIVESTQNISAVSEEISASTEEVSASAEEVTAITTTFVEHSEDLQRLAQDLIDLVNRFTV from the coding sequence TTAGAAGAACAACTAAAGACATCTAGTATGCAGACACTAGAGTATGTTGAACTTAGTATTGATAATTATCTGATAGGATTAGAAAAGCAAATTGAAATTGTAGCTCAAAACTCCTTATTGATGGATTACTATAATGAACCTGAAGTTGCTAATATCTCAGCAATTGTGACAAATGAGTTGAGAAAAGCGACTGATTTAGATACTAATATTTTACAAACATTTTATGGCACTAGAGATAAAAGAACTCTTGCTTATCCAGAAGGAGATTTTTCAAATTATGACCCAACCAGTAGAGAGTGGTACCAAGTTGCTGCAAGTAACAGTGGTCAGCCAATATGGATTGACCCGTATATAGATTCTACAACTGGTAATATGGTAGTTACACTATCAAAATCAATAGAGTATAATGGAGAGGTAATAGGAGTAGTTGGTGTTGATATTGATTTAAATACATTAAGTGATAACTTATCTAATTTGACAGTTGGTAAAGAAGGTTATATTTTTGTAACTGATGCAAATGGATTTTCAATTGTAAGTCCTGATAAGAGTTTAATAGGGAAGGATACAATTACTGAACTAGAGATTTGGAATGAGATATCATCAAATAAAGAAGACTATATTGAGCATTTATATAACAATGAAAATAGAATGTATGCTTATAGAACAAATGAAAAGACCGGCTGGAAAATAGGTGCATCATTATCTGAGAATGAGCTGATTAGTGAAACAGCAGTACTACTTAGGAATACTATAATAATAGCTGCAATAGCAATAATAGTTACAATAGCCATTTCATTAATTATAAGCAATTATATAGCTAGTAATATTAGAAAGATAAATGAAGGATTCAAGAAGGTATCTGAGGGAGATTTAACTGCAACTGTTAGTGTTAAATCTAAGGATGAATTTGGTGAGCTTGTTAACAATTACAACCTAATGCTGGAAAAGGTAAGAGATGTAATTAGAAACGTAAAAGGATCTTCAAATACAGTTGCAGAAACATCTAATTCAATACTTGATATGACTAAGGAAACAAATTTAGCTATAAACGAGATATCTGCTACGATTCAAGAGGTTGCAAGAGGAAGCCAAGAACAGGCTACTGAAATAGATAATAACTCTCAAAATATAAACGAATTAGCAAGAGCCTTAGAGGAGGTTGTAACTGCAACATCCGAGGTTAATAATCTTACAAACGATGCAAGAGAATTAGGTAATAAGGGTATAGAACAGGTGGAAGTCCTTGTAGAAAAGGCAAATAAAACTGGAAGTTCAACAATGAATGTAAATAAAATAATAGGTGAAGTCAAGTCTTCAGCAGACGAGATAAATATAATAACAGATACCATAAATCAAATAGCAGACCAAACTAACTTACTGGCTTTAAATGCTGCCATAGAAGCAGCTAGAGCAGGTGAAGCAGGAAGGGGCTTCGCAGTAGTTGCAGACGAGATTCGAAAACTTGCAGAACAATCTTCTAATGCAACGCAAGATATTAGCAAATTAATTGAGAATATGAATATAAGAACAAATGAAGCTGTTAATGCTATGAATGCCAATAGTGAATTGATAAAAGATCAAATACAATCTGTGGATTCTACTAGAGAGATATTTGATGAAATTCTTAATTCAGTGCAAATGTTAGGTTCTAAAATTGATGAAATAAATAATTCAACTGTAAATATGGATAGCAAGAAAGATTATATCGTTGAAAGCACACAAAACATTTCTGCTGTATCAGAGGAAATAAGTGCAAGTACAGAAGAGGTATCAGCATCTGCAGAGGAAGTAACAGCAATTACTACTACATTTGTTGAGCATTCAGAAGATTTACAGAGATTGGCACAAGATTTAATTGATTTAGTAAATAGATTTACAGTATAG